The following is a genomic window from Adhaeribacter radiodurans.
TCGAAATGAAAACCATTCACGCCATGCCCGATGGTTTCGAAATTGAGTTTACCCAACCCGTAGATAAAGCTACCGCTTCTAATCTGGCTTCTTATAAGGTAACTGGTTTTAACTATAAATACCACGCGACTTACGGTAGCCCCGTTATCAATAACAAAGAAAATTCAATAAGAGGTGTGGTGGTTTCGGAAGACGGCATGAAAGCGCGCCTGGTAGTAGATGATCTGCGTTTAGGCTACATTCACGAAATTAATTCGGATGGTGTTCGCTCTAAGTCTGGTCAGCCTTTGCTGCACACTGTTGGCTATTACACTCTGAACAATTTGCCGGATGGTGCTAAACTGAATATTGCCCAAGCGGCTGCCCCATCCCACGACCATGCCGCTATGATGGCGGCAGCGGGTAAAGCGGCTGGAAGCGCTAAAGCAACTAATAAAGCTAGCACGGCTGCTTCCGTAACATCTGGCAATGCAGTCGGTACCAAAATGGCTGCCAAACGTGTAACTGAAATGCCAGCTGATTGGAACGGGAATGCTGATTACACCATTAACCTGGGCACCAAACCCGGCCTTAAATTTGAACCATCGCAATTTCAGGTAAAAGCCGGCAGCAAAATCCGGGTAGTATTCCAGAACGACGACGATATGTTGCACAACTTTGTGGTAGTGTTACCCGGAACTGCCATTGAGGTAGGTAATTTGGCCATGAAATTAGGTTTAGAAGGTCAGCAGAAAAACTACATTCCGAACACCAACAAGGTATTGTATCACACAAATTTGCTGCAGCCACAATCTACCGAAACCATTTACTTTACCGCGCCCGAAAAGCCCGGTAATTACACCTACGAATGTTCGGTACCCGGCCACTTTTACAGCATGCAAGGCACCATGAAGGTATTACCGAAATAAGATTCTTGTTTTGTTAACCTAACTAAAAAGCCGGTAAATTTTAAAAATTTACCGGCTTTTTATAGTATAGCCTTTTCGTAAATTCATCCGGAATCCATTTTTTAAATTTTTATTATTTATGCATACCAAATACCTGCTTTTATTACTTACTCTTTTTACTTTTTACACCACCCAAGCCGCTCAGGTTGATACCTTGGAAATAACCAGCACGGCCATGAATCAAAAGCTGCACGCCGGGATAGTAGTACCTGATAGTTACAAAAAGCAAAAAAAGGCGACTTACCCGGTACTTTACTTGTTGCACGGTTACAGCGGTGATTTTCGGGATTGGTTAACTAAAGTGCCCGATAAAAGCGTACTCACCAGTATGGCCGATCAATACCAAACCATTATTGTTACTCCCGATGGCGGCTTTAGTAGTTGGTACCTGGATAGCCCTATAGATAAAAACAGCCGGTACGAAACTTTTATCACCCAAGAACTGGTGCAGGTCGTAGAAGCGAAATACCGGGCGATTACTGCCCGGGAAGGTCGGTTTATTTCGGGTTTAAGCATGGGAGGCCACGGAGCTTTGTACTTGTCGACGCGACATCCGGATATGTATTTAGCCGCGGGTAGCATGAGCGGCGCGTTAGATATTGCTTCTATTCAGGGTGGCGATTTAACAAAGAGTATCGAAGCTTTACTCGGCCCGAAAAGCCAGAACTACGGTCAGTTTATTCAAAATTCGGTGGTAAACATGGTACCTCAGATCAAAGCCAGTCCGGTAAAAATATTGTTTGATTGCGGCGTAGACGATTTTTTAATTGAAAGTAACCGCGAGTTGCACCGGCGCCTAGTAATCGAAAAAGTACCCCACGAATACATCGAGCGACCGGGAGCGCATACCTGGGCCTACTGGGGCAACGCCTTGCCTTATCATCTATTGTTCTTCCAAAAAGCCCGGCAAGAAGCGGATAAAAAATGATTCAGAACCTATCTGCCTTATAGCATTTCCCGTATTATTAGGTAATATGCTATAAGCGGATAGGTGAAAATTACTTTTATCTTTTTTACCAAATCTGGTATTTGCTAAATTATTGGAATTGGGTTCAAGTTTTTTAGAAATAACCATTGCCGAAGTGCTTAAAGCATGTACCTGATTTTACTTTTTCATTCATTTCCTGACAATGGCTGGTAACATAATAAGTTGCCAAAAAGCTCTTCTGGTTTGTCCCAACAACGAATCTGATTTAACCCTATTAGCCGAACGCATTTCGGCTCTTAAGCAATTAACCAAATAGAATTTTTTTGCCTTATATACTGCATAGATTAGGCCTATATTCGCAGTTTTCATACTCAAATTACTTTAACCGACGAAAAGATCCTTTTCAAGAAAGTAACTTATTTTAGTCCCTGCCGAGCGAGTTAGATACCCTAATTAATTTATAGTTAAATAGTTTTGCTAATCTTTGACAAACAAGCAATGGCAACTAAGAAAAATATATTTATAATTATAGGCAGTGCGAGTGAAAACTCAGCAAATGAGAAATTAATAGATCAGTTTGCCAGGCTCACGCAAAATGAATTCAACGTAACCGTATTTCATGAATTAAAATCCCTACCTCATTTTGATCCGCAGTTATCAGCAAACAGTCCACCAAAGGCTATTGTAGAGTTTCGGGAAGCAATTGAAAAGGCAGATGGCTTGGTAATTTGCACGCCCGAATATGTGTTTAGCATTCCCAGCGGTCTGAAAAATGTTATTGAGTGGTGCGTTGCCACAACCATATTTAGTGAAAAACCCACTGGCCTGATTACGGCTTCTGCCCACGGCCAAAAAGGACACGAAGAGCTACAATTGTTAATGAAAACAGTAGTGGCCAGGTTTACCGATGAAACAACATTGCTTATTCCAGGAATAAAGGGAAAGATAAGTGAGACAGGAGAAATAAAAGATAGCCAGACTAAGGAAGAATTTATGCAATTTATCAGGGCATTTAAAGATTTAACCAATAACGCCAGTTACTAGGTTCGATTGGTGGTCTAAGCAGCATGAGGAATATGTAATAGATTAAGAGTTCCAGTGTTAGGCCAGAATCCTGGAAGACTTATTTGCTACCACCATCAAAACCATTTTTAGTTTTAATTAATTTACTAGGCTCATATAAGAGTGTGCATTTTCATACTGCTTTAAGAAGGATTGATTTTAAAAGGTAGTTTTATGATTTTTGAATAGTAACAACTAGGCAGTTATGTTACTATATTTAATATAGCTTCAGGTGTCTTCTTTTATTTATAAATTGGAGCCTAAGAAAATTCAGAAATACTAGAAACGGTTCTGACGGATAAGGCACCTTACAACCACCAACATGCGGCTTATGCAGCCGAAGAATAAGGGAAAGAAAATATATTTTCTTGAAATAAAAAGTTTTAAGAGTTAACCATAAGTACTTCCAGACTACTAACTATATAAAAAAGATAAAAACGAGAATACCTTTTATTTAACAAAACTACTACCGGGCGAACTATTAGTAATTAGGCGCTTGCGAACTGTTTGGTGCAATATTGTTATAAACTCTTAACTCCAATCCGCCATGAATTCTTGTACGCTCATTCGATTCCTGTCGTTGGTACTTACTTTATTCCTGCTTCTGGCTTGTTCCCGGGCGAAAAATCAAGATCAGTTGGAAAAAGAATTACAATACCTTCCCTTGGCTAGGGGTGAAGTTACTTTGTGCGGTTCCGGATCAGATCAGTTTGGGTCCGTAGCATTTAGCCTGAGTTGTTCTGAGAAAGTAAAAAAGGATTTTAATTTGGCTATTGCCCTGCTGCATTCTTTTGAATATACTGAGGCCGAGAAAGTATTTGCACGGGTAATGGATACCGATCCGGAGTGCGTAATGGCTTATTGGGGAGCGGCTATGTGTAACTTTCATCCGCTGTGGACCCCACCCAGTCCGGTTGATTTACAAAAGGGAGAGAAAATTATTGCTCTGGCGCGCACCATTGTAAATGATAAATCTTCGCGGGAAGCAGATTACCTGGAAGCCATTGCTTCCATCTACGACCAATGGAATACCCTCGACCACCGCACGCGGTTACTTAAATACGAAAAAGCTTCCCGGAAAATTTTTGAGAAATATCCTCTGGATAGCGAAGCAGCCATTTTTTATGCGCTGGCTTTGGGAGCCGCCGCCGATCCAAAAGATAAAACCTTCCATAAACAAAAGAAAGCCGGTTATATTTTAAACCAGATACTTGCGAATAAGCCTAATCACCCGGGTGTGGTACATTATCTTATTCACATTAATGATTATCCGGAACTGGCCGAATTGGCTTTACCGGCTGCCCGAAAATATGCCTCCATTGCAACTGCCTCGGCTCACGCGCAACACATGCCGTCTCACATTTTCACGCGATTGGGCCTTTGGGACGAAGCCATTGAATCAAATATTAAATCGGTTTCGGCAGCACAATGTTACGCTGAAAGTTCCGGTATGAAGGGGCACTGGGATGAAGAACTACATGGCTTAGATTACCTGACCTACGCTTACTTGCAGAAAGCAAATGATACAAAAGCCATGGAGCAGATTCGATACTTACAAACCCTGAATGAAGTATCTCCCATTAATTTTAAGGTTGCCTATTGCTTTGCTGCCATGCCGGCCCGGTACGCCCTAGAACGGAAAGATTGGAAAGCCGCTGGTCAATTAAACCTGGAGCCTACTAACTTGCCCTGGGAAAAATTTCTTTGGGAAAAAGCAAATATTCACTTTGCCCGTTTGCTGGGCGCTGTTCATATTCGTAAACTTAACCAGGCTCGCGCAGAGCTGGAGCAATTGGAACAAATTCACGGTAGGTTGGTACAAGCTAAAGAAGACTACAAAAGCAATCTCGTATTAATTCAAATTAAAGCTTCTAAAGGCTGGATTAAATTAGGAGAAGGTAAAAAAGAGGAGGCCATTGCGTTAATGACCGAAGCAGCGGAAATGGAAGATGCCACGGCAAAACATCCCGTTACCCCCGGCGAAATTATTCCGGCCAGAGAACTATTAGGCGATATGTTTCTGGAAATAAGTAACTATGGTAATGCTCTTAAGGCTTACGAAGCTGATTTACAAAAACACCGCCACCGATTTAATGGCTTATACGGCGCCGGCCTGGCGGCCGAAGAATTAGGCGATACCAAAAAAGCCAAACAATATTATCAGCAACTTGTGGCTCTCACCAACTCGTCGGCCAGTAACCGCCCCCAACTGTTAGCAGCTCAATTATTTGTAAAAAATAATTGAGAACAAATTGTTATTTAAGCCTTTCTGAAAAATATTAGGCCCCTAAATAGTAGTCATTATTTAAAATTTTCAACATTTTATTTTAGCAAATTAAAAGTTATTGGCCGCATGTAAGAAAATCAGTTCCTTAGCTGCACTACTTCAAATATTTAACACCTAAAAAGATTTTTTTATATTTGCAGACGTAAACAGAAAACACTTTTTTATGTGATTCCCAATTTCTTTCCGGAAAAATAGATAGGCAACTGCTGAGCGGTTTCCTGGATTTTTCAATTTTTTAAAGAAAGAAATAATGCTTACTATTCAGAATCTCACTTATATTCATCCGAATAAAGATTTACTGTTCGATAACATAAATCTTACCCTTACCCAACACGATAAAGCCGCCTTAATTGGCAATAATGGAACTGGGAAATCTACCTTGCTAAAAATTATCGCGGGCAATCTACCGTCTTCAGCTGGGGTAGTACAAACTTTAGCTACGCCGTATTACATTCCCCAGCTTTTCGGGCAGTATAATCATCTCACCATTAGCCAGGCTTTGCAGATTGAAGGTAAATTAAAAGCATTTTACCAGATTCTGGAGGGAAATGTAACGGGAGTAAACTTAGAATTACTAAACGACGACTGGACTCTGGAAGAGCGTTGTACCGAAGCTCTGGCGTATTGGGGACTGGAAGCCTTTAATTTAA
Proteins encoded in this region:
- a CDS encoding NADPH-dependent FMN reductase yields the protein MATKKNIFIIIGSASENSANEKLIDQFARLTQNEFNVTVFHELKSLPHFDPQLSANSPPKAIVEFREAIEKADGLVICTPEYVFSIPSGLKNVIEWCVATTIFSEKPTGLITASAHGQKGHEELQLLMKTVVARFTDETTLLIPGIKGKISETGEIKDSQTKEEFMQFIRAFKDLTNNASY
- a CDS encoding alpha/beta hydrolase — its product is MHTKYLLLLLTLFTFYTTQAAQVDTLEITSTAMNQKLHAGIVVPDSYKKQKKATYPVLYLLHGYSGDFRDWLTKVPDKSVLTSMADQYQTIIVTPDGGFSSWYLDSPIDKNSRYETFITQELVQVVEAKYRAITAREGRFISGLSMGGHGALYLSTRHPDMYLAAGSMSGALDIASIQGGDLTKSIEALLGPKSQNYGQFIQNSVVNMVPQIKASPVKILFDCGVDDFLIESNRELHRRLVIEKVPHEYIERPGAHTWAYWGNALPYHLLFFQKARQEADKK
- a CDS encoding tetratricopeptide repeat protein — translated: MNSCTLIRFLSLVLTLFLLLACSRAKNQDQLEKELQYLPLARGEVTLCGSGSDQFGSVAFSLSCSEKVKKDFNLAIALLHSFEYTEAEKVFARVMDTDPECVMAYWGAAMCNFHPLWTPPSPVDLQKGEKIIALARTIVNDKSSREADYLEAIASIYDQWNTLDHRTRLLKYEKASRKIFEKYPLDSEAAIFYALALGAAADPKDKTFHKQKKAGYILNQILANKPNHPGVVHYLIHINDYPELAELALPAARKYASIATASAHAQHMPSHIFTRLGLWDEAIESNIKSVSAAQCYAESSGMKGHWDEELHGLDYLTYAYLQKANDTKAMEQIRYLQTLNEVSPINFKVAYCFAAMPARYALERKDWKAAGQLNLEPTNLPWEKFLWEKANIHFARLLGAVHIRKLNQARAELEQLEQIHGRLVQAKEDYKSNLVLIQIKASKGWIKLGEGKKEEAIALMTEAAEMEDATAKHPVTPGEIIPARELLGDMFLEISNYGNALKAYEADLQKHRHRFNGLYGAGLAAEELGDTKKAKQYYQQLVALTNSSASNRPQLLAAQLFVKNN